Proteins encoded by one window of Clostridium cagae:
- a CDS encoding flagellar protein FlgN has translation MINKLTQIIENEEIALRELLGLFEIQYKMIMEKDVFGLEGLVDKLNECNKKIAGEEVRRRQLIGKQSIKDILNTTNDEKLNVSYDKIQKTLKDLTFQKETNEMLLKQQIMFNNQMLNIMNPNREMKTYNSYGNLRR, from the coding sequence ATGATAAATAAATTAACACAAATAATAGAAAATGAAGAGATTGCGTTAAGAGAATTGTTAGGTTTATTCGAAATACAATACAAGATGATAATGGAAAAAGATGTTTTTGGCTTAGAAGGATTAGTTGACAAACTGAATGAATGTAATAAAAAAATAGCTGGTGAAGAAGTACGTAGAAGGCAACTAATCGGGAAACAAAGTATAAAGGATATTTTAAATACAACTAATGATGAAAAGTTAAATGTATCATATGATAAAATCCAAAAAACATTGAAAGATTTGACATTTCAAAAAGAAACTAATGAAATGTTATTGAAACAACAAATAATGTTTAATAATCAAATGTTAAACATTATGAATCCTAATAGGGAAATGAAGACTTATAACTCTTATGGTAATTTGAGAAGATAA
- the fliM gene encoding flagellar motor switch protein FliM has product MADVLSQSEIDALLSALSTGELEPETAPKDDEKHKIKLYDFKSPQKFSKDHIRTLELIHDNFARITSNYLTGQIRKNVKVKIETVEQITYEEFIHSVQNPTIITIFKMPPLTGSIIFETNPQFSFQIIDILLGGSGDRKIGNKEFSDIDKNIIRQVTTGMISNLKLAWEDILNVSPEVEGIETNPAINQTLAPNEPVALITFSVEFGEHSTFMNMCIPYLSIEKVLDKLVVQYWFQNDDEALIAESRVKMEEGIQKVDIEVFAELGNTNIIVDDFLKLTKGDIIKLDNKSSSPIKVYVGDEECYYAKPGVTGKNMGVAILDIIDKEVKEYE; this is encoded by the coding sequence ATGGCAGATGTTTTATCACAAAGTGAAATAGATGCCTTGTTATCTGCTTTATCTACAGGTGAATTAGAACCAGAAACTGCCCCTAAGGATGATGAAAAACATAAAATAAAGTTATATGATTTTAAAAGTCCACAAAAATTTTCTAAAGATCATATAAGAACTTTAGAATTAATTCATGATAATTTTGCAAGAATAACTTCAAATTATTTAACAGGACAAATAAGGAAGAATGTTAAAGTCAAAATAGAAACTGTAGAACAGATAACCTATGAGGAATTTATACATTCCGTACAAAATCCTACTATCATCACTATATTTAAAATGCCCCCTTTGACAGGATCAATTATATTTGAAACAAATCCTCAATTTTCATTTCAAATAATAGATATTTTACTTGGGGGAAGTGGGGATAGGAAAATAGGAAATAAAGAATTTTCTGACATAGATAAGAATATAATAAGACAAGTTACTACTGGCATGATCAGTAACCTAAAATTAGCATGGGAAGATATTTTAAATGTAAGTCCTGAGGTAGAAGGAATAGAAACAAATCCAGCAATAAATCAAACATTAGCGCCTAATGAACCGGTGGCACTTATTACATTTTCTGTAGAATTTGGAGAACATAGTACCTTTATGAATATGTGTATTCCATACTTAAGTATTGAAAAAGTATTAGATAAATTAGTGGTACAATATTGGTTCCAAAACGATGATGAAGCATTAATTGCAGAATCAAGAGTAAAAATGGAAGAAGGAATTCAAAAAGTTGATATTGAGGTATTTGCAGAACTTGGAAATACAAATATTATAGTTGATGATTTCTTAAAATTAACTAAAGGCGATATTATTAAGCTTGATAATAAGAGCTCTTCACCTATAAAAGTATACGTAGGAGATGAGGAATGTTACTATGCTAAACCTGGTGTAACAGGGAAGAATATGGGTGTTGCCATTTTAGATATAATAGATAAGGAAGTGAAAGAGTATGAGTAA
- a CDS encoding response regulator has product MAKVLIVDDAAFMRMMIKDILEKNDFEIVGEASNGAVAVEMYKKEKPDVVTMDITMPDVDGIEAVKQIKAFDPNAKIIMCSAMGQQSMVMDAIRAGAKDFIVKPFQADRVLEAIKKVLG; this is encoded by the coding sequence ATGGCTAAAGTTTTAATAGTAGATGATGCAGCGTTTATGAGAATGATGATAAAGGATATATTAGAAAAGAATGATTTCGAAATTGTTGGAGAAGCAAGTAACGGTGCAGTTGCAGTAGAAATGTATAAGAAAGAGAAACCAGATGTTGTAACAATGGATATAACAATGCCTGATGTTGATGGTATAGAAGCAGTTAAGCAAATAAAGGCATTTGATCCAAATGCAAAAATAATAATGTGTTCTGCTATGGGACAACAATCTATGGTTATGGACGCAATAAGAGCAGGAGCAAAAGATTTTATAGTAAAACCATTCCAAGCTGATAGAGTATTAGAAGCAATAAAAAAAGTACTTGGTTAA
- the flgM gene encoding flagellar biosynthesis anti-sigma factor FlgM, giving the protein MSINRINVHSAVNIYNSNKNINKVEKANKVGIRDRIEISSLGKSIKDYSLEGNIDNTKKVAEIKEKIQNGTYKVDSKLTANSILEAIKENKK; this is encoded by the coding sequence ATGAGTATTAATAGAATTAATGTACATTCTGCAGTAAATATATATAATTCTAATAAAAACATTAATAAGGTGGAAAAAGCTAATAAAGTTGGAATAAGAGATAGAATAGAAATTTCATCACTTGGAAAATCTATAAAAGATTATTCTTTAGAGGGTAATATAGATAATACTAAAAAAGTAGCAGAAATTAAAGAAAAGATACAAAACGGAACTTATAAGGTAGATTCTAAATTAACTGCAAATAGTATATTAGAAGCTATAAAGGAGAATAAAAAGTAA
- a CDS encoding protein-glutamate methylesterase/protein-glutamine glutaminase, which produces MSKIKVIVVDDSAFMRKMISEIIEEDNEIEVVAKLRNGKELIEKVDKFNPDIITLDLEMPEMDGLETLKELHKKNKNYSIMMLSSLTTKGSEKTMECLENGAIDFITKPSGSISLDIRKVQENLIEKIKSISKRGIRTRVSNKSIDVSKTTIKSNNIYNDTKVKELKKSENINMIKIKNKKIDAIVIGASTGGPKALQQLLTKFEANIGVPIFVVQHMPQGFTKAFSERLNKICNLKVLEGEEGLKIEKNVIYIAKGGYHMTVGTDGRIHLNEEDPIWGVRPAVDKLFDSAIKAYRGNLISVVLTGMGRDGARGTSNVKDYGGVTISEDESTCTIYGMPKAAFETGKVDLVLPLNNICDEVTKIVKKR; this is translated from the coding sequence TTGAGTAAAATAAAAGTTATAGTTGTTGATGACTCTGCTTTCATGAGAAAAATGATATCAGAAATAATAGAAGAAGATAATGAAATAGAAGTAGTAGCTAAATTAAGAAACGGAAAAGAACTTATTGAAAAGGTTGATAAGTTTAATCCAGATATTATAACGTTGGATTTAGAAATGCCAGAAATGGATGGATTAGAAACATTAAAAGAGTTACATAAAAAGAACAAGAATTATTCTATAATGATGTTAAGTAGTTTAACAACAAAAGGTTCAGAAAAAACAATGGAATGTTTAGAAAATGGAGCGATTGATTTTATTACTAAACCATCAGGAAGTATATCTTTAGATATAAGAAAAGTTCAAGAAAACCTTATTGAAAAAATTAAAAGTATATCTAAAAGAGGTATAAGAACTAGAGTAAGCAATAAATCAATAGATGTTTCTAAAACTACAATAAAAAGCAATAATATATATAACGATACAAAAGTAAAAGAATTGAAAAAATCTGAGAATATAAATATGATTAAAATAAAAAATAAAAAAATTGATGCCATTGTTATTGGTGCATCCACTGGTGGTCCTAAAGCACTTCAACAATTATTAACTAAATTTGAAGCAAATATTGGAGTACCAATATTTGTTGTGCAACATATGCCACAAGGATTTACAAAAGCCTTTTCTGAAAGATTAAATAAGATTTGTAATCTTAAAGTTTTAGAGGGTGAAGAAGGCTTAAAAATAGAGAAAAATGTAATATATATTGCCAAAGGTGGTTATCATATGACTGTTGGTACAGATGGCAGAATTCATCTTAATGAGGAAGATCCAATATGGGGAGTTAGACCAGCCGTAGATAAACTTTTTGATTCGGCTATAAAAGCATACAGAGGGAACTTAATATCTGTAGTTTTAACAGGTATGGGTAGAGATGGAGCTAGAGGGACAAGCAATGTAAAAGACTATGGTGGAGTTACAATATCAGAAGATGAATCAACGTGTACTATTTATGGTATGCCTAAAGCTGCATTTGAAACAGGTAAAGTAGATTTAGTCTTACCACTTAATAATATATGTGATGAAGTAACTAAAATTGTAAAAAAACGTTAG
- a CDS encoding chemotaxis protein CheW produces the protein MSMNEMKILIFGLNNEYYASDIKDIERILGYEEPTTLPDSPNFVKGVINYQESILPIISLSTKFNIGNDEQSEEKKIIVVKKGNKKFGIIVENVYEVKDIDNKLIEVSPEITTTLSRSYINGLIRLEKKIVILLDVDKILSIEEEQRMF, from the coding sequence ATGTCAATGAATGAAATGAAGATATTAATATTTGGTTTGAATAATGAATATTATGCTTCTGATATAAAAGATATAGAAAGAATTTTAGGGTATGAAGAACCAACAACTTTACCTGATTCCCCTAATTTTGTAAAAGGGGTTATTAATTATCAAGAAAGTATATTACCTATAATAAGCTTATCAACAAAGTTTAATATAGGAAATGATGAGCAATCAGAAGAGAAAAAAATAATAGTTGTAAAAAAGGGCAATAAAAAGTTTGGAATAATTGTGGAAAATGTTTATGAAGTAAAAGATATTGATAACAAATTAATAGAAGTCTCTCCTGAAATAACAACTACATTATCAAGAAGTTATATTAATGGTTTGATAAGATTAGAGAAGAAAATAGTAATACTTTTAGATGTAGATAAAATTTTATCTATAGAGGAAGAACAACGTATGTTTTAG
- the fliY gene encoding flagellar motor switch phosphatase FliY, which yields MSNSFLSQEEINALLAGELSNEETQEVPQDNGNTEELTDIEKDLLGEIGNISMGSASTALYQIINQNVNITTPVVSLTTLKDMKASFETPNIILDVEYTEGIIGRNILVMRTDDAAVIANLMMGGDGQVPENPELSEIEVSAVQEAMNQMIGSAATSMATMFSRRVDISPPTSKLWKEKDEPITETLSEDEEIVRVSFRLIIGDLVDSNIMQILPLNTAKKIVSIMMGEEDASTEAIESAKVVEEKPRVQATNQKVNVHEQVQTTIKAKPIVEAPKVQEPIEVHEAAFETLVPGDTSQVPKNIDLILDVPLDISVVLGRTKKSIKDILNLSTGSLIELDKLAEEPVEILVNGKKIAYGEVVVVDENFGVRITSIVSNAERIKSLR from the coding sequence ATGAGTAATAGTTTTCTATCGCAAGAAGAAATAAATGCGCTTCTAGCAGGAGAACTTAGTAATGAAGAAACGCAAGAAGTTCCCCAAGATAATGGGAATACAGAAGAGTTGACTGATATTGAAAAAGACCTGTTAGGGGAAATAGGAAATATATCCATGGGATCAGCTTCTACAGCTCTTTATCAAATTATTAATCAGAACGTAAATATAACAACACCTGTAGTTTCTTTAACAACATTGAAAGATATGAAGGCGTCTTTTGAAACTCCTAATATAATCTTAGATGTTGAATACACAGAAGGAATCATAGGAAGAAATATATTGGTTATGAGGACAGATGATGCTGCTGTAATAGCTAATTTGATGATGGGTGGAGATGGTCAAGTACCAGAAAATCCTGAATTGTCAGAAATAGAAGTCAGTGCTGTTCAAGAAGCAATGAACCAAATGATAGGTTCAGCAGCAACTTCTATGGCAACAATGTTTTCACGTAGAGTTGATATATCACCGCCAACATCAAAGTTGTGGAAAGAAAAAGATGAACCTATTACAGAAACTTTATCGGAAGATGAAGAAATAGTAAGAGTTTCATTTAGATTAATAATAGGTGATCTTGTTGATAGTAATATAATGCAAATATTACCATTAAATACAGCTAAAAAGATTGTTTCTATAATGATGGGAGAAGAAGATGCTAGTACTGAAGCTATTGAGTCTGCAAAAGTTGTAGAAGAAAAGCCGAGAGTTCAGGCAACTAATCAAAAAGTAAATGTTCATGAGCAGGTACAAACAACAATTAAAGCAAAACCTATAGTAGAAGCACCTAAAGTACAAGAACCAATAGAAGTGCATGAAGCGGCTTTTGAAACATTAGTTCCAGGAGACACTTCACAAGTACCTAAGAATATAGATTTAATATTAGATGTTCCATTAGATATATCAGTTGTTTTAGGTAGAACTAAAAAGAGCATAAAAGATATATTAAATTTAAGTACTGGATCGTTAATTGAATTAGATAAATTAGCAGAAGAACCAGTTGAAATATTAGTTAATGGAAAGAAAATAGCTTACGGTGAAGTTGTCGTTGTTGATGAAAACTTTGGTGTGAGAATAACAAGTATAGTAAGCAATGCTGAAAGAATAAAATCTCTTAGATAA
- a CDS encoding chemotaxis protein CheW, producing the protein MQIVVFKLGNEYFAVETERVQSINDMMGITRVPKAPSYIKGLINLRGSIKSLVDINLLLNVDSSAEQNNIIILTVKEEEIGISVDEVDEVLDIEEKDIQRLDDNNNPDYVKGIVDYNNKLLTIINIDKLLN; encoded by the coding sequence ATGCAGATAGTAGTATTTAAATTAGGAAATGAGTATTTTGCTGTTGAAACAGAACGTGTTCAAAGTATAAATGATATGATGGGTATAACTAGAGTGCCAAAAGCACCTAGTTATATCAAAGGATTAATAAACTTAAGAGGAAGCATAAAATCACTTGTTGATATAAATCTGTTATTAAATGTTGACTCAAGTGCTGAGCAAAACAACATAATAATATTAACTGTTAAGGAAGAAGAAATTGGAATATCAGTTGATGAAGTTGACGAAGTGTTAGATATAGAAGAAAAAGATATACAAAGATTAGATGACAATAATAATCCAGACTACGTAAAAGGAATTGTAGATTATAATAACAAACTTCTAACAATAATAAACATTGATAAGTTGTTAAATTAG
- a CDS encoding chemoreceptor glutamine deamidase CheD: MENTEVKVGIADLNLVSSPNKIMTIGLGSCIGIALYDRRSKLAGLSHIMLPDSTQFKNVTNPMKFADLAIPLLIKKMEAKGCQKRNLIAKIAGGASMFSFSDKSMVGDIGKRNIQAVKKSLSEERIQIIAEDVGGNKGRTMILDALDGKVTLKIVGIGIVEL, translated from the coding sequence ATGGAGAATACAGAAGTTAAAGTTGGAATAGCAGATTTAAATCTAGTATCTTCACCAAATAAAATAATGACAATAGGCTTAGGGTCATGTATAGGGATAGCATTGTATGATAGAAGAAGTAAGCTTGCAGGATTATCTCATATAATGCTTCCTGATAGTACACAATTTAAAAACGTAACAAATCCAATGAAATTTGCTGATTTAGCAATTCCATTGTTGATAAAAAAGATGGAAGCCAAAGGTTGTCAAAAAAGAAATTTAATAGCTAAAATAGCTGGTGGAGCTTCTATGTTTAGTTTTTCGGACAAAAGTATGGTTGGTGACATAGGAAAAAGAAACATACAGGCTGTAAAGAAATCATTAAGTGAAGAAAGAATTCAAATAATTGCCGAAGATGTAGGTGGAAACAAAGGAAGAACCATGATTTTAGACGCTTTAGATGGCAAAGTTACACTAAAAATAGTAGGTATAGGAATTGTGGAATTATAA
- a CDS encoding chemotaxis protein CheA: MDTSQYMTMFLEESLDNLQTLNESLLDLEQNPEDNDKVNEIFRVAHTIKGMAATMGFNDVAELTHKMEDVLAKFRDGELKVTQEVVTVLFDCLDTLERMIDNIQSSSEESIDIEDIIKSLENIAIEKEAENVEDSIEIQNKDLDDTESSFELNQYDLSVIKQAKEKEFNVVEVKIKISKNTLLKSARAFLIVKDLEDHGEILKSKPSTEEIENEEFDLDLSFILVTHNTLEEITNVVHGISEVEKVEVSMVEIDNEVLAKEIEEAELEKTETVTKEVKENKSALKTESRAKKTNSVKKDSKKAHQSVRVDLVRIDNLMNMVSELVIYRTRLEQIVMDHKSPELNETLEQVGRTTSDLQDLVMKIRMLPLDTVFNRFPRMIRDVSIELNKEINFIIEGAETELDRTVIDEIGEPLIHLLRNAADHGVESREDRIAAGKNPVGTVKLVAYQEGTKALIKVVDDGAGINVERVKAKAEEKGINTEGLSDNDIKNLIFAQGFSTNEVVTDISGRGVGMDVVKTKISSLGGTVDVFSKEGEGSTFVIKLPLTLQIIQALLVKIGEETLAISLGFIDRVIDYKEENIKTSNGREVIIYRENVIPLVRLNETLDIEAGETEKKFVIIVNVGDKTIGLLVDSLLGQQEIVIKPLGETLKSLDQYIGATILGNGLVTLILDVGALL, translated from the coding sequence ATGGATACATCTCAATATATGACTATGTTTTTAGAAGAATCTTTAGATAATCTTCAAACTTTGAATGAATCACTTTTAGATTTAGAACAAAATCCAGAAGATAATGATAAGGTCAATGAAATATTTAGAGTAGCACATACAATTAAAGGCATGGCTGCCACTATGGGGTTTAATGATGTTGCAGAGTTAACTCATAAAATGGAAGATGTATTAGCTAAATTTAGAGATGGAGAGTTAAAAGTAACTCAAGAAGTTGTAACTGTTCTATTTGATTGCTTAGATACATTGGAAAGAATGATAGATAATATTCAAAGTTCTTCAGAAGAAAGTATAGATATAGAAGATATTATAAAATCACTAGAAAATATAGCAATTGAAAAAGAAGCTGAAAATGTAGAAGATTCAATAGAAATTCAAAATAAAGATCTTGATGATACAGAATCTTCATTTGAATTAAACCAATATGATTTATCAGTAATTAAACAAGCAAAAGAAAAAGAATTTAATGTAGTGGAAGTAAAGATTAAGATAAGTAAAAATACATTACTTAAATCAGCAAGAGCTTTTCTAATTGTAAAAGATCTTGAGGATCATGGTGAAATTTTAAAATCAAAACCCTCAACTGAGGAAATAGAAAATGAAGAATTTGATTTAGATTTAAGCTTTATCTTAGTAACACATAATACACTTGAAGAAATAACTAATGTAGTACATGGAATATCAGAAGTTGAAAAAGTTGAAGTTTCTATGGTGGAAATTGATAATGAAGTTTTAGCTAAAGAAATAGAAGAAGCTGAACTTGAAAAAACTGAAACCGTGACTAAAGAAGTTAAAGAAAATAAATCAGCACTTAAAACTGAAAGCAGAGCAAAAAAAACTAATTCGGTTAAAAAAGATTCTAAAAAGGCTCATCAATCAGTAAGAGTTGATTTAGTAAGAATTGATAACTTAATGAATATGGTTTCAGAACTTGTTATTTATAGGACAAGACTTGAACAAATAGTAATGGATCATAAATCACCAGAATTAAATGAAACATTAGAACAGGTTGGAAGAACAACTTCTGATCTTCAGGATTTAGTTATGAAAATTAGAATGCTTCCATTAGATACTGTATTTAATAGATTCCCAAGAATGATAAGAGATGTCTCAATAGAATTAAACAAAGAGATAAACTTTATTATAGAGGGTGCTGAAACTGAATTAGATAGAACTGTTATAGATGAAATTGGTGAACCGTTAATACATTTATTAAGAAATGCTGCGGATCATGGTGTTGAATCTAGAGAAGATAGAATTGCAGCAGGGAAAAATCCAGTGGGTACAGTTAAATTAGTTGCTTATCAAGAAGGAACTAAAGCACTTATAAAAGTAGTAGATGATGGTGCTGGAATAAATGTTGAAAGAGTAAAAGCTAAAGCAGAAGAAAAGGGAATAAATACTGAAGGATTATCAGATAATGATATTAAGAATTTAATATTTGCTCAAGGTTTCAGTACTAATGAAGTTGTTACAGATATATCTGGAAGAGGAGTTGGAATGGATGTTGTTAAAACAAAAATTTCATCTTTAGGTGGTACAGTTGATGTATTTAGTAAAGAGGGTGAAGGCTCAACTTTTGTAATAAAACTTCCGTTAACATTACAAATAATACAAGCTTTACTTGTTAAAATAGGAGAAGAAACTCTTGCTATATCTTTAGGATTTATAGATAGAGTAATAGATTATAAAGAAGAGAATATAAAGACAAGCAATGGAAGAGAAGTTATAATTTATAGGGAAAATGTAATTCCATTGGTAAGACTTAATGAAACATTAGATATTGAGGCTGGCGAAACTGAAAAGAAATTTGTTATAATAGTAAATGTTGGTGATAAAACCATAGGTTTACTAGTTGATTCATTACTTGGTCAACAAGAAATAGTAATTAAGCCTCTTGGTGAAACATTAAAGAGTCTAGATCAGTATATTGGAGCAACTATATTAGGTAATGGATTAGTTACTTTAATATTAGATGTGGGAGCATTATTATAG
- a CDS encoding CheR family methyltransferase: MDFNGFHKWVHKELGINLSAYKPDQLNRRIDSLMSRVGIKSLDEYTKVIKSDPVQRQKFLDFITINVTEFFRNPELFDDLEKRIMKDLLPNNPNLKIWSAACSIGCEPYTISMMLDKIAPRGRHNVIATDIDNTILSKAKIGEYTNNEIKNIKNYDLSKYFENKGDKYYISNKIKSMVTFKKHDLILDRYDTNFDLIICRNVVIYFNNDTKEDIYRRFSNSLKKGGLLFVGATESIYNYKEYGFEKASTFIYKKI; encoded by the coding sequence ATGGATTTTAATGGTTTTCATAAATGGGTTCATAAAGAATTAGGTATAAATTTATCAGCATATAAACCAGATCAACTCAATAGAAGAATTGATAGTTTGATGAGTAGAGTTGGAATTAAATCTTTAGATGAATATACTAAAGTTATAAAAAGTGATCCAGTTCAAAGGCAAAAATTTTTAGATTTTATAACAATAAACGTTACAGAATTTTTTAGAAATCCAGAATTATTTGATGATTTAGAAAAGAGAATAATGAAAGATTTATTACCTAATAATCCTAATTTAAAAATTTGGAGTGCTGCATGTTCAATTGGTTGTGAACCATACACTATATCAATGATGCTAGATAAAATAGCTCCGAGAGGAAGGCATAATGTAATTGCCACAGATATAGATAATACTATTTTATCAAAAGCTAAAATAGGTGAATATACTAATAATGAAATAAAAAATATTAAAAATTACGATTTAAGTAAATATTTTGAGAATAAGGGCGATAAATACTATATAAGTAATAAAATTAAATCAATGGTTACTTTTAAAAAGCATGATTTAATTTTAGATAGATATGATACTAACTTTGATTTAATAATCTGCAGAAATGTTGTTATTTATTTTAATAATGACACTAAAGAGGATATTTATAGAAGATTTAGTAACTCATTAAAAAAAGGTGGACTTTTATTTGTTGGTGCTACTGAAAGCATTTATAATTATAAAGAATATGGTTTTGAAAAAGCATCTACCTTTATTTATAAAAAGATATAA
- a CDS encoding chemotaxis protein CheC, with translation MEYTNFNSMQLDALKEVSNIGAGNAATALSVMISEKIDMTVPSVNIVKLEDIIELNSEEEVAGIVIRVLGDISGNILLIFNANRAKAMIERLAGCEEAITSELGKSVLCEITNIITGSYMNAIAQFTNLKIIPSVPAVAYDMISAILTTTFIESCQYEENILDIETVFLDDTQEEIGAHFYYVPMPGSLEKILQSIGVN, from the coding sequence ATGGAATATACCAACTTCAATAGTATGCAATTAGATGCGCTAAAAGAAGTATCTAATATTGGTGCTGGAAATGCTGCAACTGCTCTTTCGGTAATGATATCTGAAAAAATAGATATGACAGTACCATCAGTAAATATTGTAAAACTTGAAGATATTATTGAGTTAAATAGTGAAGAAGAAGTTGCAGGGATTGTTATTAGAGTACTTGGAGATATTTCAGGGAATATTCTTTTAATTTTTAATGCAAATAGGGCTAAAGCAATGATTGAAAGATTGGCAGGTTGTGAGGAAGCAATTACTAGTGAACTGGGAAAATCAGTTTTATGTGAAATAACTAACATAATTACAGGATCATATATGAATGCAATAGCTCAGTTTACTAATCTTAAGATAATTCCATCAGTTCCAGCTGTTGCATATGATATGATCAGTGCAATTTTAACAACAACATTCATAGAGTCTTGTCAATATGAAGAAAACATACTTGACATAGAGACAGTTTTCTTAGATGATACTCAAGAGGAGATTGGAGCACATTTTTATTATGTTCCAATGCCGGGATCGTTAGAGAAAATATTACAATCAATTGGAGTAAATTAA